A segment of the Terriglobia bacterium genome:
CTCTCTCGTTATTCTCAGCGTTTTTGTTTTTCTTCGTGTAGATGGAGGGATTGAATCTTGAGTGCGTGCCGTTTGTGCCAGTAGAAAACGAATCCTGACCCTAGAATTCCGAGGATGCCGGTGATGACAAGCAGCCCTCGAATGGCGGGGATGCCAACAGCGAAGATGAAAACCGTTGCAAAAACGAAAAGAAAGCCGGCTACGCCGCTTCCGACCGGTATGTGGTGCATTGAAATTCCGGGATGGGGCGTAACCGCATCTTGCATTGGTTTAGACATATCAATTCGTCCTTTCCAGAGTTTCAATGCAGTTTGTGGATTCTTGCGAAACCTGAAGAAGAGGCGCATTGAGCAAACAACCTGCCGCCAATACCAGAGTCTGGCTCTGGAGATTCCGCAACTTGGCACGATAACGGCTGAATATAGTTCAGACAAATCGCCTGTAACGTTATCGAGAACCTGGTCTGGTAGCAAAAACTGAAGGAGCCGTTGCGCAATTTCAGGTGGCTTGGCCGCTGTACTTGGCTTCCAATCGCAATTCTGACTCATGGCTCCTCCAAAACCGGATCCAATCCCGCCCACATGTTTTGGAGAATCTCGCGAGATCGTTCCAAGGCTGCGGATCCTTGCGCTGTGACTCTGAAGAATCGTTTAGCCCTTCCCCCTCTCTCCGGCGTCGGAGAGCCAACTCTTGAAGAGATGTACCGTTTAATCTCCAATCGATCCAGCGTCGCATACACGGCACCGATCATTACCGATCTTCCCGTACGCTGTTCGATCTCTTCCAAGATCGTCACGCCATAGGCATTCTTGCCCAGGCGAAGCACAGCCAAGAGGACTATCTGCTCAAATTCTCCGAGGTATTCGCCTTTTCCCATGCTGAGACCTTTTCTTCTACAAAATAGAACAAATAAAGTTCAATGTCAAGAGTGCGCATGGAGGGAGGGACCTTGATTGGTGTGAGCCGTACAGCAAACACATGAAGGAACACCCTGAGGCAAGGATTCCTGACCACGCCACAATGGCTGGAACTGGTGTACCGGAGCCTTGAAAAGCGCTGACAGGCCCGCTCTGTTTCGATTCGAATGAGCATCAAGGATTCACCCGAAACCTGTAAGACCCTGTGGGAGAACATCGACCCGATTGCAGAGGCGCCGGGCGAGCTGTGCTCCCAAATCCCGCTCTGTTGCCGGCGGGTCACCGCCGCTTCTTATCGTTCAGGATTTCTTTGCGCAAAATGTTTCTGAACCGCCCCTTGCTTACGTAGTGATCTGACAGCAGCCGGCCGTTCCACAACAGACTGAAGACACCATAATAAGACGGCGCATTTTGAGCTTCTTCCGCGCGGTTGAGAACGGTAACGCGGAGCTTCAGGCCATATTCCGCCGCCATCTCGGCAACATCATTCACCGACTTCGAGAGCATCGGGCATTGATCCGAATACACGATGTGCAAGCCGCGGTACCTTGCGCCTTTATCTTCAATATCCCGAAAGCGGGGCTCTGCGCCCTCCCTGAGCCGGTAAACGACCAGTTCGAATCGATCTCGCTCCGCCGTCTTTGTGAATCCATTGTTCAGGAAAATTTCCTTCCCCGCCATCCACGTACCGTTGCTGACCATGGTGGCGACGCCCGTGCCGCCGTTCCGTTCGGCGTCCTCGATACAGGCGCGGATCAAACGGCCTCCGAGCCCCCCAATCCGCTGCCCTTCAGCGAACACCCACAAGCAATGGACAAACAGCCAGCCCCGGGCATCGACCGGTCTCCATGCGAATTCGCCCGGGACATATTCGAGGAACGCCAGCGCTTTCCCTCTCTCGTCGCGGAATAACAGGATGCGCAACCCTTCTGCAAAACGCTTCTGCAGCCACTCAACCTTGCACGCGTAGCCCGGATTGTCACGATTTTTTATGCAGCCGATGCCGCACTCTGCCAGGTTCTCGGGACCGACTCTTACGAGGATACTATCGTGCATCGCGGCGGCCTCCAGGCAATGAGGCAGGATTGCATCGTTGCGAGGTTATCACAGTCATATCTGCAGCGCAGGGGGTTTCAGGCACCTGCCCCGGACACTGCGCATTTATGGTAGCGGAGCGTCTAGTCCGCTCTGCAAATAGGTGTGCGTGTGCTCAAATGACTGACCGGGGATGCTAATCTGCCCTGCAACAAGAGGTAGGTGAGCAAGAAAACTGGATCCGGGAACACAGGGTGGCTATAAAATGCTGCTTAGCTGGGGCCGAAGCCCCGAAGTTAACAATTGGCTTTTATCGGAAGCTGGACAAGTGGACTGAAGCGGCGCAACCCGCGAAGGAAACGCCGCAAAAGGCAGCCAATTTTACCTATCCTTTCAACGAACGTGGAGTTACATGGCCGCAGGCCACT
Coding sequences within it:
- a CDS encoding helix-turn-helix transcriptional regulator, whose product is MGKGEYLGEFEQIVLLAVLRLGKNAYGVTILEEIEQRTGRSVMIGAVYATLDRLEIKRYISSRVGSPTPERGGRAKRFFRVTAQGSAALERSREILQNMWAGLDPVLEEP
- a CDS encoding permease prefix domain 2-containing transporter is translated as MSQNCDWKPSTAAKPPEIAQRLLQFLLPDQVLDNVTGDLSELYSAVIVPSCGISRARLWYWRQVVCSMRLFFRFRKNPQTALKLWKGRIDMSKPMQDAVTPHPGISMHHIPVGSGVAGFLFVFATVFIFAVGIPAIRGLLVITGILGILGSGFVFYWHKRHALKIQSLHLHEEKQKR